The DNA segment CTTCCCTGGGAGTTTAGTCCATCGATTGGTTCAGTCTCTACTGCAGGAAAGAGCTGGGGAGTACCTGGATCACCCTGAGACTGAATGTTCACCTGCAGTGCAtgtgcctgggcacagccctggcgCCCAGCCGCACCAATCACACCCAGGggcaaaactgaattttatcaCAGAGCCatagtttgggctggaagggacattaaagaccaagttccaaccccctgcacAAGAAGGGACACCTtacactagaccaggttgctcagaaacCCATGCAGCCTGTCCATGAACACTTCACACTTAAGTATTAGAGCAGACTCTGAGGAAAGGGGTCACTCTGGTCAGTTCTGGAGGGTTTTCCCCAGCAGTCCTGGAGGGTTTCTAGGTTTCTCAGCCTGTTCTTGTGCACTTGTCTGTCCTGGCTGCGCTATCCCTAAATCCTCAAGGGACATTTCACCTGTCCTTACAGCTCCATCCCCAACCCTGGCTTTGGCATTGCACAAAGGCCAGCAAAGTGCACTGTGCAGCGTCAGTGAGTCCAGCCTTGCCTGCTTGACCTTGGGCCAGGGGAGGGACAGGCCTGGGATCCcaagagggagggaggtggcGGGAGAGAGTGTCGCGGTGCAAGGACAGGGATAGTGCTGGCCCTGAAAGCCCAAAGGCTCAGGTTTGGTACAGCAGGGAAGGTACAAAAAGCAGCACTCCAGACACCTAGCCCAGGGCattccctgcctgggcaggacaCTTGGCTCCCTTTGTGTCAttccacagccagcaggaaaagTGGATCATGGGTATGGATCAGAGCCAAGAGATTGAGGTACAGGCAGAGAATTTCTGAGAGCCAGGAGCTGATGCAAGTCCTCATGGGAACATGCGAGATAACCAAGTAGCAAAAGGCACTGGCAGAGTCCAGGGGAGAGCAGTGCAGCCATAGACAGAGCAGCATGGCAGGACTCCACGTCCGCTCCCTTCTGGTCACTGGGGCCAACCGAGGCATCGGCCTGGGACCCTGGGACTCGTCCAGCATTTCCTGAGTCCACGTCCGCTCCCTTCTGGTCACTGGGGCCAACCGAGGCATCGGCCTGGGACTCGTCCAGCATTTCCTGAGGATGCCAAAACCACCACAGTGGATCTTTGCAGGCTGTCGGGACCCCAAGGGACAGCGAGCAcaggtgaggctgggctgggggagacTGGATCAGAACGGTGTTTGCAAGGGGCTGGAGCTTCAGTCAGGTACCTGCAGCACAGGTCAGCTGGCTTGGGATACCATTGGACCACTTGAGTATGGGATATGTGGAGGGGAGAATGGCACAAGGCATGTATAGGAGGCACAGAACCCCATGatgtggcagctggagcaggtgctgGACACAAAGTGATGCAGGGATAGAGATGGAGTGGCAttggcttttcctgggaaaggctgagtctctgcacagcccctccagcctctccctgcctaCACAGTGCCCTCTCTTTCAGGAGTTACAGAATTTGGCCTCCAAGCACCCcaacatcatcatcatcccgCTCGGTAGGTGCCCCGAGCTGGGGATCCTTTGCCCCAGTTCCTCTGGCgagtgcccaggctgggcacacCCTGGGAGCCCcatgctgggagggagctgtgccaaggggctgctgcctgcGGGGCCATGGGGCACTGCCACCTCTGGGGGAACAGAGGGGACTCCCCCGTGGGGACACAGGCTCTGACCTCCCCTGTGTCGGCTCTGCAGAAGTCGCCAACCCCACCAGCAtcaaggcagctgcagcccaggttggggagcacctggggggctctgggctcaACCTCCTCATCAACAACGCTGGAATTGCAAGGCCAAAATCCATTGATAATGAGACACTGGAGACTATGTGTGAGGTTTACACCACCAACACAGTTGGACCCTTGCTGATGGGCCAGGTGAGTTCCCAGTACTACAGCATAGCTCCAGAAGGAACCCTTCACATATGCTCTAGCTGGACTCTGCAGAGAGTGTGAAGTGCCAGTGGGAGGGGCTGCTGTCACTGTTCAGTTGCCCTGGTGGGCTCTCATCTGATGAGAAGTTCGTAGAGCTAtgggctggagctcaggaactggagcctggcagggaagaggagggaggatgccccagtgctgctgtcagtgttgcccactggggaaggagcttctcccctgccctgtgctgtgtccatgTGTGCTCCTGTTCCCTCTGTCTCCACACAGGCATTTCTGCCCTTGCTGAAgaaggctgcccaggggagcccaggctcagggctgagctgtaGCAAGGCTGCCATCATCAACATGTCCAGTTACGCAGGCTCCATTGAGGATATGTACGTATGGGAGTTTGGACAAGTTGTCTCCTACCGCTGCAGCAAGGTACTGCCAGATTTTGCTGGGAGTGAGCCCAAGCATTTTCCCCCCTGAATGATCACACTCCCTTCCAACCTCTCTGTCAGTCTGTGCCTCTCTCTACGCTTTGACTGAGctcctgtctgtccctgggtaCTCATCACAGCACAGTTAATTGCCTGGCCCTGGGTCGTACCTCAGAGGGATGTGATACGATGTGGCTTCAACTAGGCTGGGCATCTGCACAGGGGTAGTGAGGGAGCATCATGTGCCCCATGAAGTGGCCCCCTCTGCCCtatccctgccccagctgtggggctggcacatgtcccctggcagctgcctttcccctcccaccaccatgccctccctgtctccccacaggctgctctgaaCATGCTGAGCAAGCTTCCCCTACTCAGCTGTGGGTCCCCTTGcagcctcccttcccctcccaccaccatgccctccctgtctccccacaggctgctctgaaCATGCTGAGCAAGTGCCAGTCCCTGGCGTACAAGGAGCACGGCATCCTCTGCGTCGCTCTCCACCCCGGCTGGGTGCAAACTGacatgggcagctctgctggacagCCGGTAGGAATTCCCTGGGGGCAGGTCCAtcagagctcctgtgctgatTTTCCATGGGTGGGAGTTGCTGTcctgagccccagctctgcctggccaatcgctgctggggcagctccccctgtcctggtcctggtcACTGGGTGCTGGGCATCTCCATCCCCTCAGTTCGCATCTCACTCCCTCCCCCTGGggttttcagttttccatttgccctggagcagctctttcGCTTGGAGCTcgagctccagctgctccagggctctcagcctggccttgggcatgGTTTGcatctccctctctgccccacagccacCTACGACAGTGGATGACAGCGTGCAAGGGATGCTGAAggtcctctcctccctctctgaGAAGGAGACCGGTGCCTTCCTGGACTGGGAAGGGAACGTCATACCCTGGTGAGACACCACTTCATGATCCTGGCAGCAGGACCCTGTGACACTGCTCCCACGTTTCCCACATCCTCAATAAACTCCTGCTGAGACCCCCACCTCTGTTGAGGATTGCCAGCTCATGGGATGGCCCTTCCCAGATACCCCACTCCTCACCCCAGGATGCAgtggtgcccagagctgccccaaacccacagctgtCACTGGCATGCCCATGAGTGTCCCATGGCACCGTGACTGCTCTCTGGAGACCTCCCCTCCAGGAGgcactggaggagctggagcagagcccctcTCCTGAGAGGAGAGAGATCTTTGAGCCCCTGCACAACTGGCTTTCCCttgcccaggctgagctgcctgaGGGGCTGGGTGTCCCAGGGACCAGCTGCcctctcgggggggggggggggggggggggggggggggggggggggggggggggggggggggggggggggggggggggggggggggggggggggggggggggggggggggggggggggggggggggggggggggggggggggggggggggggggggggggggggggggggggggggggggggggggggggggggggggggggggggggggggggggggggggggggggggggggggggggggggggggggggggggggggggggggggggggggggggggggggggggggggggggggggggggggggggggggggggggggggggggggggggggggggggggggggggggggggggggggggggggggggggggggggggggggggggggggggggggggggggggggggggggggggggggggggggggggggggggggggggggggggggggggggggggggggggggggggggggggggggggggggggggggggggggggggggggggggggggggggggggggggggggggggggggggggggggggggggggggggggggggggggggggggggggggggggggggggggggggggggggggggggggggggggggggggggggggggggggggggggggggggggggggggggggggggggggggggggggggggggggggggggggggggggggggggggggggggggggggggggggggggggggggggggggggggggggggggggggggggggggggggggggggggggggggggggggggggggggggggggggggggggggggggggggggggggggggggggggggggggggggggggggggggggggggggggggggggggggggggggggggggggggggggggggggggggggggggggggggggggggggggggggggggggggggggggggggggggggggggggggggggggggggggggggggggggggggggggggggggggggggggggggggggggggggggggggggggggggggggggggggggggggggggggggggggggggggggggggggggggggggggggggggggggggggggggggggggggggggggggggggggggggggggggggggggggggggggggggggggggggggggggggggggggggggggggggggggggggggggggggggggggggggggggggggggggggggggggggggggggggggggggggggggggggggggggggggggggggggggggggggggggggggggggggggggggggggggggggggggggggggggggggggggggggggggggggggggggggggggggggggggggggggggggggggggggggggggggggggggggggggggggggggggggggggggggggggggggggggggggggggggggggggggggggggggggggggggggggggggggggggggggggggggggggggggggggggggggggggggggggggggggggggggggggggggggggggggggggggggggggggggggggggggggggggggggggggggggggggggggggggggggggggggggggggggggggggggggggggggggggggggggggggggggggggggggggggggggggggggggggggggggggggggggggggggggggggggggggggggggggggggggggggggggggggggggggggggggggggggggggggggggggggggggggggggggggggggggggggggggggggggggggggggggggggggggggggggggggggggggggggggggggggggggggggggggggggggggggggggggggggggggggggggggggggggggggggggggggggggggggggggggggggggggggggggggggggggggggggggggggggggggggggggggggggggggggggggggggggggggggggggggggggggggggggggggggggggggggggggggggggggggggggggggggggggggggggggggggggggggggggggggggggggggggggggggggggggggggggggggggggggggggggggggggggggggggggggggggggggggggggggggggggggggggggggggggggggggggggggggggggggggggggggggggggggggggggggggggggggggggggggggggggggggggggggggggggggggggggggggggggggggggggggggggggggggggggggggggggggggggggg comes from the Ficedula albicollis isolate OC2 chromosome 11, FicAlb1.5, whole genome shotgun sequence genome and includes:
- the LOC101807515 gene encoding C-factor-like — translated: MPKPPQWIFAGCRDPKGQRAQELQNLASKHPNIIIIPLEVANPTSIKAAAAQVGEHLGGSGLNLLINNAGIARPKSIDNETLETMCEVYTTNTVGPLLMGQAFLPLLKKAAQGSPGSGLSCSKAAIINMSSYAGSIEDMYVWEFGQVVSYRCSKAALNMLSKCQSLAYKEHGILCVALHPGWVQTDMGSSAGQPPPTTVDDSVQGMLKVLSSLSEKETGAFLDWEGNVIPW